In a single window of the Leptolyngbyaceae cyanobacterium genome:
- a CDS encoding glycosyltransferase family 2 protein: MAILKRSLTLKDLPPPPSDRTGWPWTEENQPLPERMPDGSEWPRISVVTPSYNYGMFIEETIRSVLLQGYPNLEYIIIDGGSTDNSIQIIKKYEQYLAYWVSEPDEGQTDAINKGFSHCTGDLFVWLNSDDSYIDPTCFKTVSELSLKGYQLIAGSCQDVYTDGRKEIVNSMPATFERYLRFWLYRGWPQPSVFIDKKIANNCFPLDKKLYGLMDYQLFLRSLQQNPKSIFVNRIWTEIKYHGASKTEQNYAGGFAEFCQVAGSESKNLPQVSRFLFSIELEDYIAIHSIIYQTTLPNFGQMIHLLASRLTLARWKIFWRLMLQSILVKKI; encoded by the coding sequence ATGGCAATTCTCAAACGAAGTTTAACTTTAAAAGATTTACCTCCTCCTCCAAGCGATCGAACTGGATGGCCTTGGACGGAAGAAAACCAACCATTACCGGAACGGATGCCAGATGGCTCTGAATGGCCACGCATCAGCGTTGTCACTCCTAGTTACAACTATGGAATGTTTATTGAAGAAACTATTCGTTCTGTACTTTTACAAGGATATCCAAATTTAGAATATATCATTATTGATGGTGGTTCTACTGATAATTCGATTCAAATTATCAAAAAGTACGAGCAATATCTTGCTTATTGGGTAAGCGAACCAGATGAAGGACAAACAGATGCAATAAATAAAGGATTTTCACATTGTACTGGCGATCTGTTTGTATGGTTGAATTCCGACGACTCTTACATAGATCCAACTTGCTTTAAAACGGTTAGTGAGCTTTCTTTAAAAGGATATCAATTAATTGCTGGAAGTTGCCAGGACGTATATACAGATGGACGGAAAGAGATTGTTAATTCGATGCCAGCTACTTTTGAAAGATATTTGAGATTTTGGTTATATAGGGGATGGCCACAACCATCTGTGTTTATAGATAAAAAAATTGCCAATAATTGTTTTCCTCTGGATAAAAAGTTATATGGTTTAATGGATTATCAGCTTTTTTTGAGGAGCCTTCAACAAAATCCCAAGTCAATTTTTGTAAATAGAATTTGGACAGAAATTAAATATCACGGAGCTAGCAAAACAGAGCAAAATTACGCGGGGGGATTCGCAGAATTTTGCCAGGTTGCCGGCTCGGAATCAAAGAATCTACCACAAGTTTCCCGATTTTTATTTTCAATCGAGCTTGAAGATTATATAGCTATTCATTCTATAATTTATCAAACAACATTACCAAATTTCGGGCAAATGATTCATTTACTTGCTTCTAGACTGACTTTGGCTAGATGGAAAATTTTTTGGAGGCTAATGCTCCAATCTATTCTCGTTAAGAAAATATAG
- a CDS encoding phycocyanin alpha subunit, translating into MKTPLTEAIAAADTRGAYVSNTEMQAIFGRFNRAQAGLEAAKAFANNGKKWAEAAANHVYQKFPYTTQMQGPQYASTQEGKNKCVRDIDHYLRTISYCCVVGGTGPLDEYVVAGLKEFNSALGLSPSWYIAALEFVRDNHGLSGDVAGEANIYINYAINALS; encoded by the coding sequence ATGAAAACCCCCTTGACCGAAGCAATTGCAGCAGCCGATACCCGTGGCGCATACGTAAGCAACACTGAAATGCAAGCAATTTTTGGCCGTTTCAACCGTGCTCAAGCAGGTTTAGAAGCAGCTAAAGCATTTGCCAATAATGGCAAAAAATGGGCAGAAGCAGCCGCTAATCACGTTTATCAAAAATTCCCTTACACCACCCAAATGCAAGGGCCACAATATGCCTCTACCCAAGAAGGCAAAAACAAGTGCGTCCGCGATATCGACCACTACCTGCGTACCATCAGCTACTGTTGTGTAGTAGGTGGCACTGGCCCATTGGATGAATATGTAGTAGCTGGATTGAAAGAATTCAACAGCGCTTTGGGTTTATCTCCTAGCTGGTATATCGCTGCATTGGAATTCGTCCGCGACAATCACGGTTTAAGCGGTGACGTAGCTGGTGAAGCCAATATCTACATCAACTATGCCATCAACGCTCTGAGCTAA
- a CDS encoding glycosyltransferase, whose amino-acid sequence MNKPLKILMVLHMPWDRNLGGSRVQLELADEFQSMGHEVTKFDYNDAFSPENTSFIEKFSRPIFSSQAKSFVQKTSHNFDIIDAHQGNLPFSKQELKIKGLLVARSVGLYAFYEKFALMEKTKWPPKRKRTRIKNWLMSLQPNQESDRCFRSFQTCDIINLPNHDELTYVRNVMGFGQKSAVFPFGISQKRQQAFAQTIQPAALRLNNKQVVFIGTWTPRKGARDWAEIIRRTKTAVPEARFLFLGTGFSAKTVLADLELSAYDWIKIIPNFDSEELPNLLSGATVGAFPSYIEGFGFAVLEKLACGLPTVVYDVPGPREMLGYLDKSWMVPTGDIELFTNQLIKVLKMDEITYSKISENCVEVAQKFGWDRIAKNTLDLYCEVLEKHNYFN is encoded by the coding sequence ATGAATAAGCCCTTAAAAATATTAATGGTTCTTCATATGCCTTGGGATCGCAATTTAGGCGGTTCGCGAGTACAGCTAGAATTGGCAGATGAATTTCAATCGATGGGGCATGAAGTAACTAAGTTTGATTATAATGATGCTTTTTCACCGGAAAACACATCTTTTATTGAAAAATTTTCTCGCCCTATCTTTTCCAGTCAGGCTAAATCATTTGTCCAAAAAACCAGTCATAATTTTGATATTATTGACGCTCATCAAGGTAACTTACCATTTTCAAAACAAGAATTAAAAATCAAAGGTTTATTAGTGGCGCGTTCTGTTGGACTATATGCTTTTTATGAAAAATTTGCCCTGATGGAAAAAACTAAATGGCCGCCTAAGAGAAAGAGGACTCGTATTAAAAATTGGCTAATGTCTTTACAACCAAATCAAGAGAGCGATCGCTGTTTTCGTAGCTTTCAAACCTGCGATATAATCAATCTCCCCAACCATGACGAGTTAACCTATGTACGTAATGTGATGGGTTTTGGTCAAAAGTCAGCCGTCTTTCCGTTCGGTATATCCCAAAAACGACAACAGGCATTTGCTCAAACTATTCAACCTGCCGCACTCCGCTTGAATAACAAGCAGGTTGTCTTTATTGGCACTTGGACTCCCCGTAAAGGTGCTAGAGATTGGGCAGAAATTATTAGGCGTACAAAAACAGCAGTTCCAGAAGCAAGGTTTTTATTTCTAGGTACGGGGTTTAGTGCCAAAACAGTATTAGCCGACCTTGAGTTATCAGCTTATGATTGGATTAAGATTATTCCTAATTTCGATAGTGAAGAACTGCCTAACCTTTTAAGCGGTGCAACAGTGGGAGCTTTTCCTAGTTATATAGAAGGATTTGGTTTTGCTGTATTGGAAAAACTTGCTTGTGGATTACCAACTGTAGTTTATGATGTACCAGGGCCAAGGGAAATGTTGGGTTATTTGGATAAATCTTGGATGGTTCCCACGGGAGATATAGAACTCTTTACTAATCAGTTAATTAAGGTGTTGAAAATGGATGAAATCACCTATTCTAAAATATCGGAAAACTGCGTTGAAGTAGCCCAAAAATTTGGTTGGGATCGAATTGCTAAAAATACTTTAGATCTTTATTGCGAAGTTTTGGAAAAACACAATTATTTTAATTAA
- a CDS encoding HEAT repeat domain-containing protein: protein MTAAYTPELIISSKDAIAALKGDDNQLRYYAAWWLGKHQVPEGCDALCDALKDERYRTVQGGYPLRRQAARAIGQLKNPQAVPALLEALNSEDIQLREAVIQTLAAIGDERAIQPLLALLQSNQEQPLEALIEALGTLQVWSVHQQIEHFLTHHSERVQCAAARYLYLYTQEPQYIERIIKNLSHENMYLRWAAAFDLGAIGYLEAAQAITNAKIGNSLKLLNLKRIIETILSSDRLTEAEKQEKTGMIFNKIDDLLIQL, encoded by the coding sequence ATGACTGCTGCTTATACTCCTGAATTAATTATCTCTTCCAAAGATGCGATCGCAGCTTTAAAAGGAGATGATAACCAACTTCGCTATTATGCAGCTTGGTGGCTGGGTAAGCATCAAGTTCCAGAAGGTTGCGATGCCCTCTGCGATGCTCTTAAAGACGAACGCTATCGCACTGTTCAAGGCGGATACCCTCTAAGGCGTCAAGCCGCCAGAGCGATCGGTCAATTAAAAAATCCACAAGCAGTACCAGCATTATTAGAAGCATTAAACTCAGAAGATATCCAGTTACGAGAAGCAGTGATTCAAACTTTAGCAGCGATTGGCGACGAAAGAGCAATTCAACCTTTATTAGCACTTTTACAATCAAATCAAGAGCAACCTTTAGAAGCTTTAATAGAAGCGTTGGGTACTTTACAAGTTTGGTCAGTTCATCAGCAAATCGAACATTTTCTTACTCATCATTCTGAGCGCGTTCAATGTGCTGCCGCCCGATATTTATATCTTTATACTCAAGAACCACAATATATTGAACGGATTATCAAAAATCTCAGCCATGAAAATATGTATTTACGTTGGGCAGCCGCATTTGATTTAGGAGCAATTGGTTATTTGGAAGCAGCCCAAGCAATTACTAATGCTAAAATCGGCAACAGCTTGAAATTACTCAATTTAAAAAGAATCATCGAAACTATCCTCAGTAGCGATCGCTTAACTGAAGCAGAAAAGCAAGAAAAAACTGGCATGATTTTCAACAAAATCGATGATTTACTAATCCAACTATAA
- a CDS encoding SpoIIE family protein phosphatase, which produces MKIKKLFLTSLRFQLTVVLLAAVIPPMLIGIFFTSYRAEKILREDSKELLNSKGEAIANLVNQWVKQNILALRYLSIQTDITSMEPERQKPILTKVASVYKDVTVTTVAKNGLAVATSDPIEDKNNYRDRLWFKGGISGQAITLQTLISKTTGKPRLCMSAPIKGGTPNQIVGVIVQCKNLTDVAQGVGAVRLGKTGYAMIVDRQGNIIAHPDPKVTTGTLQNIKDYPPVAAFLQGKKGDILFTEPKVNSDLTTANLIASSNYSGTTLAYIVPLENGWGAIVKQGEAEVLREAIEFKQLATGMAGLAVLIVGGITWVLASRLIRPIRDLTVEAKAISSGRLERRVKVDREDELGTLGVAFNCMAGQLQELINDKVKSAMARNELEKGRQIQRDFLPESLPQPEGWEIAACFEPAREVAGDFYDAFPLGDGKVGVLIADVCDKGVGSALFMALFRSLIRAISQQDYANDVEALKNAVEFTNNYIATNHTRTNMFATMFFGVFDPKTGELNYINGGHEPPVILSPDGTKTRLKPTGPAVGMLPNLKFKVQQAKLNPGDILVSYTDGVTEAKSPNAEFFTEKQLMSLLEPPVNSAMSLLEIIQEKLTQHISTADQFDDITLMAVKRTPENL; this is translated from the coding sequence ATGAAAATAAAAAAATTATTTTTAACGTCTTTACGTTTTCAGCTAACAGTGGTGCTGCTGGCAGCAGTAATTCCTCCTATGCTAATTGGCATATTTTTTACCAGCTATCGGGCTGAAAAAATCTTGCGCGAAGATAGTAAAGAGCTTCTGAATTCAAAAGGAGAAGCTATTGCTAACTTAGTGAACCAATGGGTTAAACAAAATATTCTGGCTTTGCGATATCTAAGTATCCAAACAGATATTACTAGTATGGAACCGGAACGACAAAAACCAATTTTAACTAAGGTAGCTAGTGTTTATAAAGACGTCACCGTAACGACGGTGGCAAAAAACGGTTTGGCGGTAGCTACGAGTGACCCAATCGAAGATAAGAATAATTACAGAGATCGTTTATGGTTTAAAGGTGGTATAAGCGGACAAGCAATTACACTCCAAACTCTGATTAGTAAAACTACTGGTAAACCTCGCCTATGTATGTCTGCTCCAATTAAAGGAGGAACTCCAAATCAAATAGTCGGGGTGATAGTGCAATGTAAAAACTTGACGGATGTAGCGCAGGGAGTTGGTGCAGTTCGCCTCGGTAAAACGGGTTATGCGATGATCGTAGATAGGCAGGGAAATATTATCGCTCATCCAGATCCTAAAGTTACTACTGGTACGCTTCAAAATATCAAAGATTATCCGCCAGTAGCGGCTTTTTTACAGGGAAAAAAAGGGGATATTTTATTTACGGAACCTAAAGTAAATAGTGATTTAACTACGGCAAATTTAATTGCATCCAGTAATTACTCTGGCACAACTTTAGCTTATATCGTGCCTTTAGAAAATGGTTGGGGCGCGATCGTTAAGCAAGGAGAAGCAGAGGTTTTACGAGAAGCGATCGAATTTAAGCAACTAGCTACTGGGATGGCTGGATTAGCAGTATTAATTGTGGGGGGTATCACTTGGGTATTAGCTAGTCGTTTAATTCGTCCGATTAGAGATTTGACGGTGGAAGCAAAAGCGATTTCTTCTGGTAGGTTGGAACGGCGGGTAAAAGTCGATCGAGAAGATGAGCTAGGAACTCTTGGCGTAGCTTTTAATTGTATGGCAGGTCAATTGCAGGAGTTGATTAACGATAAAGTCAAGTCGGCAATGGCTCGCAACGAATTGGAAAAAGGACGCCAAATTCAACGAGATTTTTTGCCTGAATCTTTACCGCAACCGGAAGGTTGGGAAATCGCTGCTTGTTTTGAGCCTGCGCGGGAAGTGGCGGGTGATTTTTACGATGCTTTTCCTTTGGGTGATGGAAAAGTAGGAGTATTGATTGCTGATGTGTGCGACAAAGGGGTAGGTTCGGCACTGTTTATGGCTTTGTTCCGAAGTTTGATTAGAGCGATTTCTCAGCAAGATTATGCTAACGATGTGGAGGCTTTAAAAAATGCTGTGGAGTTTACTAATAATTATATTGCTACGAACCATACTCGGACAAATATGTTTGCCACCATGTTTTTTGGTGTGTTCGATCCGAAAACTGGCGAATTGAATTACATTAATGGGGGCCACGAACCACCAGTGATTCTCAGCCCTGATGGTACTAAAACGCGCCTCAAGCCAACAGGCCCAGCCGTGGGAATGCTTCCCAATCTAAAGTTTAAGGTACAGCAAGCTAAGTTAAATCCTGGCGATATTTTGGTTAGTTATACTGATGGTGTGACAGAAGCTAAATCTCCCAACGCAGAATTTTTTACGGAAAAACAGTTAATGTCTTTGTTAGAACCACCTGTTAATTCTGCAATGTCTTTGCTGGAAATTATTCAGGAAAAGTTAACGCAGCATATTAGCACGGCAGATCAATTTGATGATATTACGCTGATGGCGGTTAAACGAACTCCAGAAAATTTGTAA
- a CDS encoding FkbM family methyltransferase → MINKYNIAKKILKTFNNLVGFKNSLIIFKKFLPILQPKYAFPVAWLCLDEFPLNKTTEQEYTYGSLRKFPQTKVKVNPKCLHSRFFALSGYYEEELTAEILSPKRKGLLIDIGANFGYYPVLWLQKKDTRVIAVEPVVEYVNLLHENLKNYESRYAVFDGCIGDRDGVAFLDTVGDPTMLSRVVTDADRKEARQVPMLTLNSLLTKYNEEKIDILKIDAEGYDIAILESCKPLFKAKAIKTVFWETANSIEEKDIVTFLENLGYVKILNKAITGYELPSL, encoded by the coding sequence ATGATTAATAAGTATAACATAGCTAAAAAAATATTGAAAACATTTAATAACTTAGTCGGATTCAAAAATTCTTTAATTATTTTCAAAAAATTTCTCCCTATTCTACAACCCAAGTATGCTTTCCCTGTTGCTTGGTTATGTCTTGATGAATTTCCATTAAACAAAACTACGGAACAGGAATATACTTACGGTTCATTGCGTAAATTTCCGCAAACAAAAGTAAAAGTTAATCCTAAATGTTTACATTCTCGGTTTTTCGCTCTCAGTGGATATTATGAAGAAGAACTAACCGCAGAAATTTTATCACCGAAAAGGAAAGGATTATTAATTGATATTGGTGCTAATTTTGGCTACTACCCTGTTTTGTGGTTACAAAAAAAAGATACTAGGGTAATTGCGGTTGAACCAGTGGTAGAATACGTTAATCTTTTGCATGAAAATTTGAAGAATTACGAATCGAGATATGCAGTTTTTGATGGCTGCATTGGCGATCGCGATGGCGTGGCATTCTTGGATACGGTAGGAGACCCCACGATGCTGAGTAGAGTGGTAACCGATGCCGATCGAAAAGAAGCTCGTCAAGTACCGATGTTGACTTTAAATTCTTTGCTCACAAAATATAATGAAGAAAAAATCGATATCCTGAAAATTGATGCAGAAGGTTACGATATTGCTATTTTAGAAAGTTGTAAACCTCTATTTAAAGCAAAAGCAATCAAAACGGTGTTTTGGGAAACAGCCAATTCTATCGAAGAAAAAGATATAGTTACATTTTTAGAAAATTTAGGCTACGTCAAAATATTAAATAAAGCAATCACGGGCTACGAATTACCTAGCTTATAA
- a CDS encoding HEAT repeat domain-containing protein encodes MNLPNIKDNDNFKALDTAWAIEQLRRASTPTDAVTLIQTLSSKNLTAVDRNDIITALIEMLNHHHPTVPAAAVEALTKLAPDSVELLIAAFHASKDHGLQAYIVQTLAKIGDDRALDLLLEVIGVAVANHCQGNVRRVAARGLAPIATNSNNPEVIQRILEKLTWALEKTEDWALRYAAAVSLQEIATIDAITALQKAAIEEQDSVVQVRIKTALESL; translated from the coding sequence ATGAACTTACCGAATATCAAAGATAACGACAATTTTAAAGCCCTAGATACTGCTTGGGCAATCGAACAATTACGCCGCGCTTCCACGCCAACAGATGCCGTAACATTAATCCAAACCCTAAGTAGTAAGAATTTAACAGCAGTAGATCGTAATGATATTATTACTGCTTTAATTGAAATGTTGAATCATCATCATCCTACCGTTCCTGCGGCTGCGGTAGAAGCATTAACAAAATTAGCGCCTGACTCTGTAGAACTATTAATCGCTGCTTTTCATGCTTCTAAAGATCATGGCTTACAAGCTTACATAGTGCAAACTTTAGCTAAAATTGGTGACGACAGAGCTTTAGACTTATTATTAGAAGTGATTGGTGTAGCAGTAGCTAATCACTGCCAAGGAAATGTCAGAAGAGTAGCTGCCAGAGGTTTAGCACCTATTGCTACTAATAGTAATAACCCAGAAGTTATCCAGCGTATTCTGGAAAAGTTAACTTGGGCCTTAGAAAAAACGGAAGATTGGGCGCTGCGTTATGCGGCTGCTGTTTCTTTACAAGAAATCGCTACTATTGATGCAATTACAGCTTTGCAAAAGGCGGCGATCGAAGAGCAAGACAGTGTTGTTCAAGTGCGGATTAAAACAGCTTTAGAAAGCTTATAA
- a CDS encoding phycobilisome linker polypeptide, which yields MSSLVVEERLGISSVSGKKVEIRPNWTEDNLQAVFRAAYDQVFGRQGIYASQSFSSAEALLRNGTITVRQFIQTLAKSEIYKERFFYNNSQIRFIELNYKHLLGRAPYDQSEIAYHVDLYASQGYEAEIDSYLYSAEYENAFGNNVVPYYRGFQSLNGMKTVGFNRIFEVFRGAANSDNAQFGGKNSRLRLKVSMNMPNSIRPAASFTSTSSQSLAGTLTSSAVRGDARVYRIEAIEGGIGTRVAVRQSKRTYNVPFDQLSAKYQEIHRRGGKIVKIEPA from the coding sequence ATGAGCAGTTTAGTCGTTGAAGAGCGGCTAGGAATCAGTTCGGTTAGCGGAAAAAAAGTTGAAATCCGTCCTAACTGGACAGAAGATAATTTGCAAGCAGTGTTTCGCGCTGCCTACGATCAAGTTTTCGGTCGCCAAGGCATATATGCCAGCCAATCTTTCAGCAGTGCAGAAGCCTTGTTGCGGAATGGCACGATTACGGTGCGGCAATTCATCCAAACTTTGGCTAAATCTGAAATTTACAAAGAGCGCTTTTTCTACAATAACTCCCAAATTCGTTTTATCGAATTGAACTACAAACATTTATTGGGACGCGCTCCTTACGACCAATCAGAAATTGCCTACCATGTAGATCTCTACGCATCTCAAGGCTACGAAGCAGAGATAGATTCTTATCTCTACAGCGCAGAATATGAGAATGCTTTTGGCAATAATGTGGTTCCTTATTACCGTGGCTTTCAGTCCTTAAACGGAATGAAAACTGTTGGCTTCAATCGAATTTTTGAAGTTTTCCGAGGTGCTGCTAACAGCGATAATGCTCAGTTTGGAGGTAAAAATTCCCGACTGCGGCTGAAAGTTTCCATGAATATGCCAAACTCAATCAGACCAGCTGCATCTTTTACTTCTACTTCTTCACAATCACTGGCGGGAACTTTAACCAGTTCTGCCGTGCGAGGAGATGCCAGAGTATACAGAATTGAAGCCATTGAAGGGGGAATTGGTACTAGGGTAGCAGTACGTCAAAGTAAGCGGACTTATAATGTTCCCTTTGACCAACTCTCGGCAAAATACCAAGAAATTCATCGCCGTGGCGGTAAAATTGTGAAAATTGAGCCAGCTTAG
- a CDS encoding phycocyanin subunit beta — translation MLDAFSRVVEQADRRGAYLSNDEVNALSAMVADSNKRLDIVNRLTGNSSTIVANAYRALVAENAQVFNPGGACFHHRNQAACIRDLGFILRYVTYSVLAGDASVMDDRCLNGLRETYQALGTPGNVVASGIQKMKDAAIAIANNPNGITKGDCSSLMSEVAGYFDRAAAAVA, via the coding sequence ATGCTTGACGCTTTTTCCAGAGTGGTAGAACAGGCTGATAGAAGAGGTGCTTACCTCAGCAATGATGAAGTTAACGCTCTTTCTGCAATGGTTGCTGATAGCAATAAGCGTTTAGATATAGTTAATCGACTGACTGGCAATTCTTCTACGATCGTTGCTAACGCTTATCGTGCTTTAGTAGCTGAAAACGCTCAAGTTTTTAATCCCGGCGGTGCTTGCTTCCACCACCGTAACCAAGCTGCCTGTATTCGCGACCTAGGCTTTATTTTGCGCTACGTAACTTATTCAGTGCTAGCAGGCGATGCCAGCGTGATGGACGATCGCTGTTTGAACGGTCTGCGCGAAACATACCAAGCTTTAGGCACTCCTGGAAATGTGGTTGCTTCCGGTATTCAGAAGATGAAAGATGCAGCAATTGCGATCGCAAACAACCCCAACGGCATCACCAAAGGAGATTGTAGCTCTTTGATGTCTGAAGTGGCCGGCTACTTCGATCGGGCTGCTGCTGCCGTTGCCTAA
- a CDS encoding GAF domain-containing SpoIIE family protein phosphatase, translating to MSARDRSKEELLEELALLREEVCELRTAKAAFDAQQELLENLVDMARSTTAEMQLLKLTVQKTFDVCTRLTGAERGSLFLLDSNGVVTASIITRKNATPEESTQLIGMVLDKGLAGWVIRHREVGVIADTEKDDRWLTLPNQPYEVRSALAVPIMRGQILLGILTLLHSQPEHFGKEDALLMEATAEQIGLVLENAELYAKLDESYIFLNKTKQALQNELEKGKQIQRDFLPDKLIQPAGWEIAACFYPAREVAGDFYDAFELPGGYVGLVIADVCDKGVGAALFMALFRSLIRIFSGQISLQELDTLKQYENSSISYILDPSQTGYSAEIDALKAVPLTNNYIAKTHWQMSMFATLFFGVLNPSTGLLTYINGGHEPPIIVDRSGIKNRLKPTGPAVGMMPNMKFKTQQVQLEPGDMLITYTDGVPEARSPEGTFFTERNLLSLVEQPCSGVGNLLETIEKSLRSHIADTDQFDDITMLAVRWAEQ from the coding sequence ATGAGCGCTCGCGATCGATCCAAAGAAGAGCTACTTGAAGAATTGGCATTGCTGCGGGAAGAGGTATGCGAGCTAAGAACTGCCAAAGCTGCTTTCGACGCCCAACAAGAGTTGCTAGAAAATTTGGTAGACATGGCGCGATCGACTACTGCCGAAATGCAACTGCTGAAATTAACGGTACAAAAGACTTTTGATGTCTGTACCAGATTAACGGGCGCAGAAAGAGGCAGTTTATTTTTGCTTGATAGTAATGGCGTAGTTACTGCTAGTATCATCACTCGCAAAAACGCTACCCCAGAAGAAAGCACTCAGTTAATCGGGATGGTTCTCGATAAAGGATTAGCTGGCTGGGTGATCCGTCACCGGGAAGTGGGAGTGATCGCGGATACGGAAAAAGACGATCGCTGGTTAACTCTGCCAAATCAGCCTTATGAGGTTCGCTCTGCTTTGGCTGTTCCGATTATGAGAGGGCAAATTTTACTGGGTATTCTTACCTTACTTCACTCTCAGCCGGAGCATTTTGGAAAAGAGGACGCTCTATTAATGGAGGCTACTGCCGAACAAATCGGTTTAGTGCTGGAAAATGCAGAATTGTATGCCAAATTAGATGAATCTTACATCTTTTTAAATAAAACGAAACAAGCACTTCAAAATGAATTAGAAAAAGGAAAGCAGATTCAAAGAGATTTTCTCCCCGATAAACTAATTCAACCTGCTGGTTGGGAAATTGCCGCTTGTTTTTATCCTGCTCGTGAAGTAGCTGGAGATTTCTACGATGCTTTTGAATTGCCGGGTGGTTATGTGGGTTTAGTAATTGCCGATGTTTGTGACAAAGGCGTGGGAGCGGCTTTATTTATGGCGCTTTTCCGGAGCTTGATCCGCATTTTTTCCGGCCAAATTAGTTTGCAAGAATTGGATACTTTGAAGCAATATGAAAATTCTTCCATAAGCTATATTCTTGACCCAAGTCAAACTGGTTATTCAGCGGAAATAGATGCTTTGAAAGCCGTTCCCCTGACTAACAATTACATTGCCAAAACTCACTGGCAAATGAGTATGTTTGCCACTCTGTTTTTTGGGGTGTTAAATCCTTCTACTGGTTTGCTGACTTATATTAATGGTGGTCACGAGCCGCCAATTATTGTAGATCGATCGGGAATTAAGAATCGTTTAAAGCCAACTGGCCCAGCAGTAGGGATGATGCCGAATATGAAGTTTAAGACTCAGCAAGTTCAGTTAGAGCCTGGAGATATGCTGATTACTTATACTGATGGCGTGCCGGAAGCGCGTAGCCCAGAAGGAACTTTTTTTACAGAACGAAATTTGTTGAGTCTGGTAGAACAGCCTTGTTCTGGTGTAGGCAATCTGCTGGAGACGATCGAGAAAAGTTTGCGATCGCATATTGCCGATACAGACCAATTCGATGATATCACCATGCTGGCGGTCAGGTGGGCTGAGCAATAG